Proteins encoded in a region of the Rhodococcus sp. SBT000017 genome:
- a CDS encoding TrmO family methyltransferase produces MAFDVSPIGIVRSDRAEVVDDNWGSVEAVLDLDASVLDADATLGLDEFSHLEVVYGFHLCDPAATTTGSRHPRGDTTLPRVGVLAQRVKDRPNHLGVSRCEIVDVDGLRIRVRGLDAIDGSPVFDVKPFLQSMVPERADVTEPSWVASVMKNYF; encoded by the coding sequence ATGGCATTCGACGTGTCGCCGATCGGGATCGTCAGATCCGATCGCGCCGAGGTGGTGGACGACAACTGGGGATCGGTCGAGGCCGTGCTCGACCTCGACGCGAGTGTCCTCGACGCCGACGCGACCCTCGGTCTCGACGAGTTCTCGCACCTCGAGGTGGTCTACGGCTTCCACCTGTGCGATCCCGCCGCGACGACCACCGGTTCGCGCCACCCTCGCGGTGACACGACGCTTCCTCGGGTGGGTGTCCTCGCTCAACGGGTCAAGGATCGGCCCAATCATCTCGGGGTGTCCCGGTGCGAGATCGTCGACGTCGACGGACTGCGCATCCGAGTGCGAGGTCTCGACGCGATCGACGGCTCGCCGGTGTTCGACGTCAAGCCGTTCCTGCAGTCGATGGTTCCCGAGCGTGCGGACGTGACCGAGCCGAGCTGGGTGGCGTCGGTCATGAAGAACTACTTCTGA
- a CDS encoding M20 family metallopeptidase has protein sequence MDRALATATDEVVALSHSIHAEPELAFAEHRSVAKILDTLRAHDFEVETAVAGMDTAFTASFGSGDLVIGICAEYDALPEIGHACGHNIIAASAVGAALALAPVADALGITVRVLGTPAEETGGGKVLMLERGVFDGVGAALMVHPGPFDIVGATSLALADIAVKFTGRAAHASAAPEWGINAGDAVTISQVALGLLRQHLSPGQQLHGIVSDGGVAPNIVPGHAELLYYLRANTTESLHALTAKTYACFEAGAIATGCTHKIRTVSPTYAALTPDSWLVAAFRQEIEALGRSPLAPDLEGFRPLGSTDMGNVTNVLPGIHPVVGLDAGGAVTHQPEFAAACVTESADRALLDGALGLARTAARAAADPSTRARLLDGVIARSAAQS, from the coding sequence ATGGACCGCGCCCTGGCCACCGCTACCGACGAAGTGGTCGCGCTCTCGCACTCGATTCACGCGGAACCGGAGCTGGCCTTCGCCGAACATCGCAGCGTCGCCAAGATTCTCGATACGCTCCGAGCCCACGATTTCGAGGTCGAGACAGCCGTCGCAGGCATGGACACCGCGTTCACCGCGTCGTTCGGCAGCGGCGATCTCGTCATCGGTATCTGTGCGGAGTACGACGCTCTGCCCGAGATCGGTCATGCGTGTGGGCACAACATCATCGCGGCCTCGGCTGTGGGTGCTGCGCTTGCGCTCGCCCCGGTCGCCGACGCACTCGGCATCACCGTGCGAGTGCTCGGTACCCCGGCCGAGGAGACCGGCGGCGGCAAGGTGCTGATGCTCGAGCGAGGAGTGTTCGACGGCGTCGGCGCGGCGTTGATGGTCCATCCCGGCCCCTTCGACATCGTGGGTGCGACCTCGCTGGCGCTCGCGGACATCGCCGTGAAGTTCACCGGCCGGGCCGCGCACGCGTCGGCAGCTCCCGAATGGGGAATCAACGCAGGCGATGCGGTGACCATCAGTCAGGTGGCTCTCGGGTTGCTACGGCAGCACCTCTCGCCGGGGCAGCAGTTGCACGGCATCGTCAGTGACGGAGGTGTGGCACCGAACATCGTGCCCGGCCACGCCGAGTTGCTCTACTACCTGCGCGCGAACACCACCGAATCGCTGCACGCTCTGACGGCGAAGACGTACGCGTGTTTCGAGGCGGGAGCCATCGCCACCGGGTGTACCCACAAGATCCGCACGGTGTCGCCCACCTACGCGGCGTTGACTCCGGATTCGTGGCTGGTCGCGGCTTTTCGGCAGGAGATCGAAGCGCTGGGCCGATCGCCCCTGGCTCCGGATTTGGAAGGATTTCGCCCGTTGGGCAGTACAGACATGGGAAACGTGACGAATGTTCTACCCGGTATTCACCCCGTCGTCGGACTCGATGCAGGAGGGGCGGTGACGCATCAGCCGGAGTTCGCCGCCGCGTGTGTCACCGAGTCGGCAGATCGAGCGTTGCTCGACGGAGCTCTCGGTCTCGCCAGAACTGCGGCGCGTGCCGCCGCCGATCCCAGTACCCGCGCCCGTCTGCTCGACGGCGTGATCGCCCGCTCGGCGGCGCAGTCGTGA
- a CDS encoding gamma-glutamylcyclotransferase — MPIYAAYGSNMHPEQMLQRCPHSPLSGTGWLHGWRLTFGGGDIGWEGALATVVEDPDSQVFVVLYDVSEEDEESLDRWEGSELGIHRKIRLRIETGREPVLAWMYVLDAYEGGLPSARYLGVMAEAAEIAGAPAEYVRDLRTRNSRNVGPGTAS, encoded by the coding sequence GTGCCAATTTATGCCGCCTACGGATCGAACATGCATCCGGAGCAGATGTTGCAGCGATGCCCTCACTCGCCCCTGTCGGGAACCGGGTGGCTGCACGGATGGCGGTTGACCTTCGGCGGTGGAGACATCGGCTGGGAAGGCGCGCTGGCGACGGTCGTGGAGGATCCCGACTCGCAGGTCTTCGTGGTGCTCTACGACGTATCCGAGGAGGACGAGGAGAGCCTGGATCGCTGGGAGGGCTCGGAACTCGGTATTCATCGGAAGATCCGGCTGCGCATCGAGACCGGCCGGGAGCCGGTGCTCGCATGGATGTACGTACTCGACGCCTACGAGGGCGGCCTTCCGTCGGCTCGCTACCTCGGCGTCATGGCCGAAGCTGCCGAAATCGCCGGTGCCCCAGCCGAATACGTGCGAGATTTGCGTACCCGGAACAGCCGGAACGTCGGTCCGGGTACCGCCTCGTAG
- a CDS encoding M20 family metallopeptidase yields the protein MSTREDAIDRWIHAHTADLSLWRRHIHANPELARREFGTTAFVMEHLEAAGLSPKPLPGGTGLICDIGPDGPRVALRADMDALPLQENTGAVYSSTVPGVSHACGHDAHTTVLLATGLALASLPDLQYGVRLIFQPAEEVMPGGALDAVAAGALDGVTKIFALHCDPRLEVGQVGVRLGAITSAADTVELRLDSPGGHTSRPHLTTDLIYALGTVITGLPGMLSRRVDPRTSTVMVWGAVVAGQAPNAIPQTGMLTGTVRTGDHETWALLEPLVREIVTGLLAPTGVRFELHYRRGVPPVVNDPASTHTFEKAIGRVGPDALADTAQSGGGEDFSWYLERVPGAMARLGVWPGTGPQLDIHQPTFDLDERALAVGVKVMTGIALDPN from the coding sequence GTGAGTACCCGCGAAGACGCGATCGATCGGTGGATTCACGCGCACACGGCAGATCTGTCTCTGTGGCGTCGGCACATTCACGCCAATCCGGAACTTGCTCGACGCGAATTCGGTACCACCGCGTTCGTGATGGAGCATCTCGAAGCAGCAGGTCTGTCACCCAAGCCGCTCCCGGGCGGAACGGGGTTGATCTGCGACATCGGACCCGACGGTCCCCGGGTGGCGTTGCGGGCGGACATGGACGCCCTACCGCTGCAGGAGAACACCGGCGCGGTGTACTCGTCGACCGTGCCGGGGGTGTCGCACGCCTGCGGGCACGACGCACACACCACGGTGCTGCTCGCGACCGGATTGGCGCTGGCGTCACTGCCGGACCTGCAGTACGGGGTGCGCCTGATCTTTCAGCCCGCCGAGGAGGTCATGCCGGGCGGTGCCCTCGACGCGGTGGCCGCGGGAGCGCTCGACGGCGTCACCAAGATCTTTGCGCTGCACTGCGATCCGCGGCTCGAGGTGGGGCAGGTCGGCGTGCGCCTCGGCGCGATCACCTCCGCGGCCGACACCGTCGAGCTGCGCCTGGATTCGCCCGGCGGACACACGTCTCGCCCGCACCTGACCACCGATCTCATCTATGCGTTGGGCACCGTCATCACCGGCCTACCCGGAATGTTGAGCAGGCGTGTCGACCCGCGGACCAGCACGGTCATGGTGTGGGGAGCGGTGGTCGCGGGCCAGGCCCCCAACGCCATACCGCAGACCGGCATGCTGACCGGCACCGTCCGCACCGGAGACCACGAGACCTGGGCATTGCTGGAACCGTTGGTTCGTGAGATCGTCACCGGGTTGCTCGCACCGACCGGTGTCCGCTTCGAGCTGCACTACCGTCGCGGCGTGCCTCCCGTGGTCAACGATCCGGCGTCCACGCACACCTTCGAGAAGGCGATCGGCCGGGTCGGACCCGACGCGTTGGCCGATACCGCGCAGTCCGGCGGCGGCGAGGATTTCTCGTGGTACCTCGAACGAGTGCCGGGCGCGATGGCTCGACTCGGTGTGTGGCCGGGCACCGGACCGCAACTCGACATCCACCAACCCACCTTCGATCTCGACGAACGAGCACTGGCCGTGGGCGTGAAGGTGATGACCGGTATCGCGCTGGATCCGAACTAG